In the genome of Desulfallas thermosapovorans DSM 6562, the window CGCTTTGCCATATAAATCACCGTAAAAATCCAACAGATGCACTTCAATGGTTCTGACAAAGGAGTTACCGTGAAAAGTAGGCTTGACACCTATATTGGCCACTCCTCCCCAGGCATAACCATCTACATCGACTTGCACCGAATATACTCCGTTGGCAGGTACCAGTAAATTATCATCTACTGCCAGGTTGGCTGTTGGAAAGCCCAGGGTTCTGCCGCGCCTTTCGCCACAGACAACCGTACCCTCAATCACCGGGTTATACCCCAGATATTTCTTAGCCTCGGATATTTCCCCGTCGGCCAGTAAGCTTCTTATTAATGTACTGCTCACCGGTTGGCCGTCTATAGTAACCGGTGGCAAAACCTGCACGTCAAAACCCAGTTTCTTACCGTACTCCGATAATAATTCCGGATTGCCCCTGCCCATATAACCAAAGGTATAATTATAACCCACCAAAACAGCACGTACCCCCAGTTGTTTACATAATACCTGCTCAATAAAATCCTCCGGGCTTAAGCGGGCGAACTCCAAAGTAAATGGTATCCACAGCAGCACCTCAACCCCCAGTTCCGCAAACATATCCCTTTTCACATTGGGGGGTAGTATCAATGGGGGCCCACCTTCGGGCTTCAAAACCGCCAGAGGGTGGGGATTAAATGTAAAAACAGTGGGCGTTCCGCCAACTGCTCGGGACTTGACCAACAAATTATCAATCAGCCTGCGGTGTCCCAAATGGATGCCGTCAAAGTTGCCCAGCACGACTATCATATCTTTGTGTTTATCCTTTAACCCTGTCAAGTCACTGTAAATATACACTGCTGATACAACCTCCACATCAGGTGTTTATGCCAATACTTTAACCGGTTGAAGCATATATTGCTCCCCTGTGCCGGGGGGTTCCTTAACAACCGCCAGGGCGATTAAACGGCCTGCACTCTCCAGGCGGACCAACTGCCCGGCGGTAAGCTTTTGCGCCAAGGCAAAGGTTGGCCGCTTAATACAATTGCCACAGCTAACGGCTTTTACCTGCGCCCCTTCAATGGCTACTGCGGGCAGGTGTTCCAGCGCCTTTCCCATGGAAACCATCAGTGTTTTTATGTCCCTCCCCGCCAGCTCAGACAATTGTTCCAGAGTAACGGCGTCATCCAAGACAAACATCCCTGCCCGGGTGCGCAATAAAAAGGACATAAAAGCACCACAGCCCAATTTTTGGCCAAGATCATGACAAATTGTACGCACGTATGTACCCGCAGAACAATGAAGGTGAAAAATAGCGCTGGGGTATACCGGGTGGTGATGAAAAGCTACCAGCGCAATATCGTATATGTAAACAGAACGGGGTTTTCTTTCCACATCAATACCTGCCCGGGCCAGCTCATAAAGTTTTTTGCCCTTGTATTTGATAGCCGATGTCATTGGGGGCACTTGCTCAATCCATCCTGTGAAACTAGCTAATGCTTGCTTTATATCCCCAACCTCAATACCCTCCGCACCTCTGTCAGTTATAACCTCACCAAAGGAGTCCTGGGTATTGGTTGATTTACCAAAGGTTACCTCAGCACGATAGCATTTGTTGCCCGGCAGGTA includes:
- a CDS encoding bifunctional riboflavin kinase/FAD synthetase produces the protein MYIYSDLTGLKDKHKDMIVVLGNFDGIHLGHRRLIDNLLVKSRAVGGTPTVFTFNPHPLAVLKPEGGPPLILPPNVKRDMFAELGVEVLLWIPFTLEFARLSPEDFIEQVLCKQLGVRAVLVGYNYTFGYMGRGNPELLSEYGKKLGFDVQVLPPVTIDGQPVSSTLIRSLLADGEISEAKKYLGYNPVIEGTVVCGERRGRTLGFPTANLAVDDNLLVPANGVYSVQVDVDGYAWGGVANIGVKPTFHGNSFVRTIEVHLLDFYGDLYGKAIKVYFIRRLRNEKRFNSAGELIEQIQRDIFEARIDAPVPGMESLKWGL
- the truB gene encoding tRNA pseudouridine(55) synthase TruB, with amino-acid sequence MDGIINILKPPGMTSHDVVSFVRRTTGQKKAGHTGTLDPGAAGVLPVCLGKATKIIQYLPGNKCYRAEVTFGKSTNTQDSFGEVITDRGAEGIEVGDIKQALASFTGWIEQVPPMTSAIKYKGKKLYELARAGIDVERKPRSVYIYDIALVAFHHHPVYPSAIFHLHCSAGTYVRTICHDLGQKLGCGAFMSFLLRTRAGMFVLDDAVTLEQLSELAGRDIKTLMVSMGKALEHLPAVAIEGAQVKAVSCGNCIKRPTFALAQKLTAGQLVRLESAGRLIALAVVKEPPGTGEQYMLQPVKVLA